One segment of Alnus glutinosa chromosome 2, dhAlnGlut1.1, whole genome shotgun sequence DNA contains the following:
- the LOC133860863 gene encoding ATP-dependent DNA helicase PIF1-like, giving the protein MRFITAAIAAAYRRNFSTKRFQNRYQSKNKTKKSEHYRMKWTEEQKEIISAISGGKSVFFSGSGGTGKTLLVKHIIKLLKKFHPPSRVFATAPTGVAAFAIRGQTLHSFAGIGHHMLDRHALLNRVLNDTKAYSRWKKVEALVIDEISMVDGELFESLESIAREIRDKDEVWGGIQLVVCGDFFQLPPIPDPRNLSGKEFAFEADCWDASFNMQFELTKIFRQSDPRLVKLLQGIRRGECDPEELKLLEQSCSDESDPSVIQLYPLREDVNRVNEMRMKSLSGRTITYLSLDSGENPWKSQLKKGIAPDELCLCEGARVMLIKNLSRWCGLLNGATGIVTEFGEFKGVDVRDICSQNLLPIVKFDSGRTMVIEPETWVVMEGDTVVANRKQMPLLLAWALSIHKCQGMTLDKISTNLSKAFGYGMVYVALSRVRSLDGLHLSGFTPSKIKAHPKVLLFYKSFSSEQAMEGKDDAANKIRGCSRNVLLVSDTTSQAATKYHFSLSEFLTSRQKRK; this is encoded by the coding sequence ATGAGGTTTATCACGGCTGCAATAGCTGCTGCGTACAGAAGAAACTTTAGCACCAAAAGGTTTCAAAATCGGTACCAGAGTAAAAACAAGACCAAAAAGAGTGAACACTACAGAATGAAGTGGACTGaggaacaaaaagaaattatatcTGCCATTTCCGGGGGAAAATCCGTCTTCTTCTCGGGCTCGGGGGGCACCGGAAAAACATTGCTGGTGAAGCATATTATTaaactattgaaaaaatttcaccCCCCATCTCGGGTCTTTGCCACGGCACCTACTGGGGTTGCGGCATTTGCTATTAGGGGACAAACACTGCACTCGTTTGCGGGGATTGGGCACCACATGCTGGATCGCCACGCTTTGCTAAATAGGGTTCTCAATGACACCAAGGCCTACAGCAGGTGGAAAAAAGTTGAGGCACTGGTTATTGATGAGATTAGCATGGTTGATGGGGAGTTGTTTGAGAGTCTTGAATCCATTGCGAGAGAGATACGGGATAAAGATGAGGTGTGGGGTGGAATTCAGCTTGTTGTGTGTGGAGATTTCTTTCAGCTACCACCAATTCCTGATCCTCGGAATTTGTCCGGCAAAGAGTTTGCATTTGAAGCTGATTGTTGGGATGCGAGTTTCAATATGCAATTTGAGCTCACCAAGATTTTTAGACAATCAGATCCTCGACTAGTCAAGTTGCTTCAGGGTATAAGGAGAGGGGAGTGTGATCCTGAAGAGTTAAAACTTCTTGAGCAATCGTGCTCGGATGAGTCAGATCCGTCTGTGATACAGCTCTATCCATTGAGAGAAGATGTGAACAGAGTGAATGAAATGAGGATGAAGAGCTTGTCTGGGAGGACTATTACGTATTTATCTTTGGATAGCGGTGAGAACCCTTGGAAGAGTCAGCTCAAGAAGGGGATAGCACCTGACGAACTTTGCCTCTGTGAAGGTGCAAGGGTGATGCTGATCAAGAACTTGAGTCGTTGGTGTGGACTGCTGAACGGTGCCACTGGTATAGTTACAGAATTTGGTGAGTTTAAGGGTGTGGACGTGAGAGACATATGTTCTCAAAATCTTCTAccaatagtcaaatttgattcAGGGCGGACAATGGTTATCGAACCAGAAACGTGGGTTGTGATGGAGGGAGATACAGTTGTTGCCAACAGAAAACAGATGCCCCTGTTATTGGCATGGGCTCTAAGTATTCACAAGTGCCAGGGCATGACTCTTGACAAAATTTCCACTAATCTGTCTAAAGCTTTTGGCTATGGAATGGTCTATGTAGCACTTTCCCGTGTGAGAAGCTTGGATGGTCTTCACTTATCAGGTTTCACTCCCTCCAAGATAAAGGCTCACCCAAAGGTTTTGCTCTTCTACAAAAGTTTTTCTAGTGAACAAGCTATGGAGGGTAAGGATGACGCTGCCAACAAGATCAGGGGTTGCAGCAGAAACGTACTACTTGTTTCTGACACAACGAGCCAAGCTGCAACAAAGTACCATTTCTCTCTTTCTGAATTCCTAACTTCacgccaaaaaagaaaatga